Proteins encoded in a region of the Zea mays cultivar B73 chromosome 4, Zm-B73-REFERENCE-NAM-5.0, whole genome shotgun sequence genome:
- the LOC100303914 gene encoding thioredoxin H-type 5, with the protein MSLTTQVFGPPGYRRWWIYYIVNDTDQLSKALNRHDHLVVFMFSAEWNEPCKAMKKPFRDMARARKMQAVFCLVDIDKLKDAVAQQFQVEALPTFVLYKNGIQKERVVGAKVDDLRAAIDRNI; encoded by the exons ATGTCGTTAACCACCCAAG TGTTTGGGCCTCCCGGCTACAGGCGGTGGTGGATCTATTACATCGTCAACGATACTGATCAATTGAGTAAAGCTCTGAACCGACATGATCACCTG GTGGTGTTCATGTTCTCGGCGGAGTGGAACGAACCCTGCAAGGCGATGAAGAAACCGTTCAGGGACATGGCCAGGGCTAGAAAGATGCAGGCCGTATTCTGCTTGGTGGACATCGACAAGCTTAAA GATGCTGTGGCGCAGCAGTTCCAAGTGGAGGCGCTGCCGACGTTCGTGCTGTACAAGAACGGCATACAGAAGGAGAGGGTCGTTGGCGCCAAGGTGGACGACCTCAGAGCCGCCATCGACAGGAACATATGA